A portion of the Bacillus thuringiensis genome contains these proteins:
- a CDS encoding D-amino-acid transaminase codes for MGRKLAYEKFVLWNDEVIDTTKQQTYIELEERGSQFGDGVYEVIRLYKGNFHLLDPHITRLYRSMEEIELSLPFSKAELITLLYKLIERNHFHEDGTIYLQVSRGVQARTHIFSYDNPPTIYAYITKKERPALWIEYGIRAISEPDTRWLRCDIKSLNLLPNVLAATKAERKGCKEALLVRNGIVTEGSHSNFFLIKNGTLYTHPANHLILNGIIRQYVLSLANTLHIPVQEELFSVRDVYQADECFFTGTTIEILPMTHLDGTAIQDGQVGPITKKLQKSFNKILLQSNMSSS; via the coding sequence ATGGGACGGAAATTGGCATACGAAAAATTTGTACTTTGGAATGATGAAGTTATTGATACAACAAAACAACAAACGTACATAGAACTTGAAGAGAGAGGTTCGCAGTTCGGAGATGGTGTCTACGAGGTTATTCGCCTATATAAAGGAAACTTTCACTTATTAGATCCGCACATAACGAGATTATATCGATCCATGGAAGAAATAGAATTATCGCTCCCTTTCTCAAAAGCTGAACTCATCACTTTACTTTACAAATTAATTGAAAGAAACCATTTCCACGAAGATGGCACAATTTATTTGCAAGTATCTCGCGGTGTACAAGCTCGCACACATATATTTTCATATGACAACCCTCCGACGATTTATGCCTATATTACAAAAAAAGAAAGACCAGCGTTATGGATCGAATATGGTATACGCGCTATATCAGAACCCGATACTCGATGGCTACGCTGTGACATTAAATCATTAAATTTATTACCAAACGTACTAGCTGCTACGAAAGCTGAACGGAAAGGCTGTAAAGAGGCACTTCTCGTAAGGAATGGTATTGTAACGGAAGGAAGCCATTCCAACTTCTTTTTAATTAAAAACGGAACTCTTTACACACATCCAGCCAATCACCTTATTTTAAATGGCATTATTCGTCAATATGTCCTTTCTTTAGCGAATACTCTTCACATACCTGTACAGGAAGAACTTTTCAGCGTTCGTGACGTTTATCAAGCAGATGAATGCTTTTTCACAGGCACAACGATTGAAATTTTACCAATGACCCACCTTGATGGAACCGCAATTCAAGATGGGCAAGTTGGACCTATCACCAAAAAACTGCAAAAATCTTTTAATAAAATCTTGTTACAATCCAATATGTCATCTTCTTAA